A window of the Gemmatimonadota bacterium genome harbors these coding sequences:
- a CDS encoding AI-2E family transporter, with the protein MNEPSSGGLGTAQILRIVIFLGLIVVAVWLLYTIRSTLVPFFIAFVLSYFLMPVVDFLESYRLNRLIAVVVVLLAVFAIVVIPLIVVAPMIVRGTEDMVKSIIGEQGTWYCVVENMGDDVVKIDRFESELEDFKVDGLPLELAPGGGDAESAVPQDNPKVVGGRDTLRVVFSPQADELRQASLRLYGSSGSREDSIVLTLRGNMEDVSSVSDTMASVQFGTSKILISATKYAFGKYKPSSLIALKSVYETSFLPWLKSAQIYLEEILPMLKGRDWEEEILPMLKGRDWIQAANQYLQNVVTILLKETPGLVGQLLSGLALFIIVPFALFFFLAEGRTIKRAIIEQVPNRYLELILNLLHRIDRQLGSYMRGMVLSVIIVSLLSSTGLYIIGLEHFLVIGLLAGLANVIPYMGPAIGIIAGVVAAVLQYSALSFGVVIPVIIVFAIVQLVDNVFVAPMVVGRSVNLHPLLVIFAVFVGSELFGAVGMLLAVPTTAVIKVSVRTIYEGWRSYSV; encoded by the coding sequence ATGAATGAACCCTCATCTGGCGGTCTGGGCACGGCTCAGATTTTGCGTATTGTGATTTTTTTGGGCCTCATCGTTGTGGCGGTCTGGCTGTTATATACTATTCGAAGTACGCTGGTCCCTTTTTTTATTGCGTTTGTGCTGTCGTATTTTCTCATGCCCGTGGTTGATTTTCTCGAATCGTACCGCTTAAATCGTCTTATCGCCGTGGTTGTCGTCTTGCTGGCTGTTTTTGCAATTGTGGTCATTCCGCTTATTGTGGTCGCGCCTATGATTGTGCGCGGTACGGAGGATATGGTCAAGAGCATTATTGGTGAGCAGGGCACATGGTACTGTGTGGTAGAAAATATGGGCGATGATGTGGTGAAGATTGATCGGTTTGAGAGCGAGCTCGAAGATTTTAAGGTCGATGGCTTGCCCCTGGAATTGGCACCCGGTGGGGGAGACGCGGAATCTGCTGTCCCACAGGACAACCCAAAAGTGGTCGGTGGGAGAGATACACTGCGCGTGGTATTTTCTCCACAAGCGGATGAACTGCGCCAGGCGTCTTTGAGGTTGTACGGTTCGTCTGGCAGTCGGGAAGATTCTATTGTGTTGACGCTTAGGGGGAATATGGAGGATGTGTCATCGGTTTCGGATACAATGGCTTCGGTTCAATTTGGCACATCTAAAATTTTAATCTCGGCGACAAAATATGCGTTTGGCAAATACAAGCCCAGTTCTTTGATAGCACTCAAGTCAGTTTATGAAACTTCATTCCTGCCATGGCTGAAATCAGCTCAGATCTATCTCGAAGAAATTTTGCCAATGCTTAAGGGCCGCGATTGGGAGGAAGAAATTTTGCCAATGCTCAAGGGCCGCGATTGGATACAGGCCGCGAATCAGTACCTGCAAAACGTCGTGACAATTTTGCTTAAGGAAACTCCCGGATTGGTCGGGCAATTGCTATCGGGACTTGCCTTGTTCATCATTGTGCCTTTTGCTTTATTCTTTTTTTTAGCAGAGGGCAGAACGATCAAGCGTGCGATTATCGAGCAGGTGCCAAATCGATATCTCGAACTGATATTAAATCTGTTGCATCGCATTGACAGGCAATTGGGGAGCTATATGCGCGGTATGGTGTTATCTGTAATAATTGTTTCGCTTCTGTCAAGTACCGGACTTTATATCATCGGTCTGGAACATTTTTTGGTGATTGGTCTTCTCGCTGGTTTGGCCAATGTAATTCCCTATATGGGACCTGCGATTGGGATTATAGCCGGTGTTGTTGCCGCTGTATTGCAATATTCTGCGCTGAGTTTTGGTGTGGTTATTCCAGTGATTATAGTGTTTGCGATCGTTCAGCTCGTAGATAATGTTTTTGTCGCTCCTATGGTGGTTGGGCGCAGTGTTAATTTGCATCCTCTGCTCGTCATTTTTGCGGTGTTCGTTGGCAGCGAGTTGTTTGGCGCAGTTGGCATGTTATTGGCCGTGCCCACAACAGCGGTGATTAAAGTATCTGTGCGGACGATCTATGAGGGGTGGCGAAGTTATTCGGTTTAG